In a genomic window of Paroedura picta isolate Pp20150507F chromosome 14, Ppicta_v3.0, whole genome shotgun sequence:
- the LOC143823511 gene encoding hypoxanthine-guanine phosphoribosyltransferase-like isoform X1: MTSGLQIKDEDCGFNKNLFCVPKHYEDDLERVFIPHGLILDRTERLARDIMQDMGNHPIFALCVLKGGYKFFADLMDHIKALNRNTDQSVPITVDFVRTKSYCNDVPNGMVSIIGEELSAFKGKNILVVEDIIDTGKTIQALLSKIKEYEPQMVKVVSLLVKRTIRSSGYKPDYTGFEIPDKFVVGYALDYNEYFRDLNHICILNEKAKEKYKL; encoded by the exons ATGACTTCTGGACTGCAG ATAAAAGACGAAGACTGTGGTTTCAATAAGAATTTATTCTGTGTCCCCAAACACTATGAGGATGATCTAGAAAGAGTCTTCATTCCTCATGGGCTCATTCTTGATAG GACAGAACGTTTGGCTAGAGACATCATGCAAGACATGGGGAACCATCCTATATTTGCCCTTTGCGTCCTCAAAGGGGGGTACAAATTCTTTGCCGACTTGATGGATCATATAAAGGCACTAAACCGGAATACTGATCAATCTGTCCCCATCACTGTGGATTTTGTAAGAACAAAAAGCTACTGT AATGATGTACCAAATGGAATGGTTAGTATCATTGGAGAAGAGCTGTCTGCTTTTAAAGGAAAG AACATCTTAGTGGTAGAG gatatTATTGATACTGGCAAAACAATACAAGCACTGCTTTCTAAAATAAAGGAGTATGAACCACAGATGGTCAAAGTTGTAAG CCTGCTTGTAAAACGAACAATCAGAAGTTCAGGATATAAACCAGACT ATACAGGGTTTGAAATACCAGACAAATTTGTGGTTGGATATGCTCTTGATTATAACGAGTACTTTAGGGATCTAAAT CATATCTGCATTCTGAATGAGAAAGCCAAGGAAAAATATAAACTCTGA
- the LOC143823511 gene encoding hypoxanthine-guanine phosphoribosyltransferase-like isoform X2: MGSFLIERLARDIMQDMGNHPIFALCVLKGGYKFFADLMDHIKALNRNTDQSVPITVDFVRTKSYCNDVPNGMVSIIGEELSAFKGKNILVVEDIIDTGKTIQALLSKIKEYEPQMVKVVSLLVKRTIRSSGYKPDYTGFEIPDKFVVGYALDYNEYFRDLNHICILNEKAKEKYKL, from the exons ATGGGCTCATTCTTGATAG AACGTTTGGCTAGAGACATCATGCAAGACATGGGGAACCATCCTATATTTGCCCTTTGCGTCCTCAAAGGGGGGTACAAATTCTTTGCCGACTTGATGGATCATATAAAGGCACTAAACCGGAATACTGATCAATCTGTCCCCATCACTGTGGATTTTGTAAGAACAAAAAGCTACTGT AATGATGTACCAAATGGAATGGTTAGTATCATTGGAGAAGAGCTGTCTGCTTTTAAAGGAAAG AACATCTTAGTGGTAGAG gatatTATTGATACTGGCAAAACAATACAAGCACTGCTTTCTAAAATAAAGGAGTATGAACCACAGATGGTCAAAGTTGTAAG CCTGCTTGTAAAACGAACAATCAGAAGTTCAGGATATAAACCAGACT ATACAGGGTTTGAAATACCAGACAAATTTGTGGTTGGATATGCTCTTGATTATAACGAGTACTTTAGGGATCTAAAT CATATCTGCATTCTGAATGAGAAAGCCAAGGAAAAATATAAACTCTGA